The Trachemys scripta elegans isolate TJP31775 chromosome 14, CAS_Tse_1.0, whole genome shotgun sequence genome segment CTCTGAAAGGTAGTATGGGGATTGGAGCCATGAACCAGATGGAGATTCTCAGGGTCTGCTGAGTGGGGTTTGCTCCTTACACAGGGCTGACTGTGCAATGATTGCACAGACCTGCATTACTCTTCCTTCTGATAGGGGTATTTTCAGGCTGACCAGTTACCtgtcttcactgtgttattccaaGCAAAAGATAATCTGCCTAACAGACCAGCTTCGCATTTCTTCTCAGAGAGATTACACAGGGATTTCCCTGTGGATTCATGTTCTTCACACCCTCATGTCAGAACAAAAACAATGTCTGACTCTGTGAGTGACTCATTAATCGAGTTTGTCTCTTTCAAGTGACTTTGCCTATGTAATCAGCCAGACAATCTCTTcccaaaatgctgcttcaaaagAAGGGTTTCCAGGTGAATCATTTGCATAGGGCCGGCCCTAGACCAAGTGGCGCCCCAGGTGAGAAGCGTCTTCGGCACCTtctctccatttgttaaacttttgaataccttattttttatttcatttgtaacATATTTCATGACTTTGGTGCATGATTTcaatgcatgatttatccctgtcatataagaagataaatttgcacactaggatttgtaaatctgtattttgtcactaacaacaCAGCTGGAGAAACATAGACATGGCCCACAGTCTTATTAGCCACTTAGAGACGTGCCAAGCTTGTACCAGCATCCAGCTGTTTAGGATGTTACTTTCAAtggcctctttctggtcacaggctcacagcagtgCTCCTAAGTACACAGTCTTTTCCTGCTAAGCCAGACTCTCATTGGAGAGAAggcaaaaggggagggataggaaagagaagaaataaagcgGTGAAGGAAAAGGAGATGGGGCGAAGGGGAGGAAGACAGAGTGAGAGAAAGTCTCACAACTCAAGCGGTATTTGGGATTTAGCGGGGGGCAGTGGTTGTGTCATCTTCCTCCCTGTCTCTGGACCAATCTGGTCAGGAAGTCTCTCAGGATTAGGAGGAAGAAGTTCTGGGGTCCCAGGAAATGGTGGACGTGTCAGCCATGATGGTGATGCTCACTCCAGTAGCCAACTTATCtacccaaagtctctttctttaagaacTCCAAAAGGGACTGCTGGGTgcaatagcccatcccctcatcaCTTTGCTCACCAATTAGGCCTAGATACACTGATTTTTTGAGCTCACACTGTCTTATTTATGAGGCATGACCTTAGCACAGTTTGTGAGTTCTATCAGGAGACcttttcctttggactaattcagtctctctttctccctccctggaGTGTCTTTTTCCATCACCATTTAATATTATAGGCTACTGTGACATCTGATGAACTgtcacatactttttacagttgagctcacaatgaGGCTAAATTTGTAGGCCAAATAATTACAACCTTCTGCAGTCCATCTGTGAGGGTATTTCCCCCAAATGACAGAAGGTTATTACCATCAATCATCTGTTAAGCACCGACAAAATACTGGTCTCTGtgcttaaaatgaaattaaagagaGTATATGACCCAGAGATATATGTAATCTgtcctgtgtgatacaggaggacagactagggATCacaggggtcccttctggcctttgaagcTATGAAATCAGTTCCTTGTTATACTTGGCAGTGTACAAATATTCGAGATGATACAGAAATTTCCATCACACAGGAAGCtccatattttgacattttctttaaTCTCAACAGGGGCTAAAATATGAAATCTCATGGAGAATGTCTAAACAGAGGCAGAAATgcctaaacatttcatttttaaatttgattgtaacaaaacatttcctcttgaagtgtccatttaaaatgaaaacgtACATACTGAATGAATATTTTTGTGTACAATGAGCTTGAGATGAGTCATTTTATTGTCAATTTAAgtaaaaatgaaagttttcatttcaattggacattttgaaatgaaagcatTCATTTCATTTTGGGATGTCAAATTGAAATGGAATCTTCCCCGCGCCccaacaaaaaaaatgaaatatttttcttccaaattcagattttcacacagaaaaattCTAACTTGATGTAAGAACACTTTCAGATTTTGTTATCCAAacataaaaaaaacttttgaccAGAAATAACAAACATATACGTGGACATCATTCCTGTTCTAAAGAAATTTCAGCCCAACAGAGTGACGCTTAGTGGGAAGGACACTTTGCAAAAGCAGGAGATGAGAGTAGCTAAATCATGCTATTTTCTATTCAGTGTGCTGGTTGCAAAAGTTGTGAATTTTGATAAAAAAGagggacatgattttttttcatgaaaatattcccattctcaaccagctctattcatttgttgtaaaaaatgtaaaagcagAAATTCTCCCTGTGAAACCAGGAGGAGAGGGTGGTGTCTTTCATAATGGAGACAGGGAGTGCATTCTGTCAGTCCTAGGCTGTGATGGGAAGAGATATGGGACTACTAGTGGGCACATGATGATTGTGTGATTCAAGGCAGGACAGGGATGGAAGATATCAGGCTTCAATATCTCTCCACTGACTTGCTgactgaccttgggcatgtcactggGACTACATTTTCCCCATCCAATAGAAGTAGGCCACCTAACTTGcctaaactcttttgaaaatcccagcctgcgAGTTGACTCTTGATTTACCCGAGACCACATCTCTGTAAGACCAACTTTGACAAAAGGTGGATTTTTAATCATAACTTTATTTGCTgaggcaagatcctcagctgacatATATAGGTGTAGCCCTGTTTCTTTCAGAGGAGTTATGTTGCTTTCCACCATCTGTGGTGCTTCATctaagggtgaatttcactgggGTGCATAGTGCCAGCACCACTTCCTATTATGTTTAGGATTTAAGTGGAAACTCGATGATACGTGGGTCTTTCCAAATCAATGATGAGGGAAATTTGAGGAATGTAAAATCACCTTAGAATATGgactctatgggccagattcccagttCATGTAAATCCATATAGTGCCATTAAATCAATGGAACGAAGTGGATTTACACCCAGAGTTAGATTTACAAAGGGACCTAGCTGTTCTAATGCTGAGCATTGTAGTGGATACCttttaggtgattttttttaatccctcaGTTTCCAGAGTCTGAGTTGGGCGGCCAGACTCCCTACACAGAGAAAGGGAAGACATAGCCAACTagaaatgggattaaaaaaaGCCAACATGACAGATGGTTCCTTAGCCAATGGGAAAGGCCAAGCAGAGGGTTGTGTTCTAAACCCCGCAGCTGCCACAGGAGTTCAGTCCCTATCTCCTCTGCGGGAAGGCACCTCCTTCaccttgggattctcagctgggaAGTCTCTAACCCCACTTAAGGTGGCAAAAAACAtggtgagagagaggagagaataaGGAATTAGGTGGAGGAAACCCCTCAACTTTTATTCTAGCAGTTAGGGATGTAGCAGACCTGCCTGATAAGGAATAAGCTTTTAAAAAGGGATCTGCTTCTACCTatgtgggtgccctaaccactgcaaTATGAGATACCTGATAtgtgtctctctcaatctctcctaatAGAGCCTTAATTCCTTTGTGCATCTTGACCCAGCTGGCGATCACactcattattaattattgttattattggaGACAGAGACACTAATAGTGATTAATCCTATGAGATACCAGAGATAATAATTGGGTTATCAACAAAATACTCTAGAAGAACTACAGAATGCAATAGACAAAGATGTTATTTTCATAGaactggccagatcctcaagtggtATAAATTAGCCATAGTTCCATTTTTTGACATCAGTGGGTCAGATTGAAAGAGATATTGgcccaaagagagagaaagagagagagagcatgaatgGCTCTAGATCCTGATGCTTCTAATACTCACCCCAGATGGAGACCCAGGATCCTGTCCCCTTTGCTCCAGTGTCTCTTCTACCCAATGGGGATGTGGCCTGCTGAGTTCATTGGAGCCACATTGGCCAAAacctcagctggtctaaatcaaAGTGTCAGATACCTGAGCAGAGAATCTCCCAAACACAAGTTATACACAGTTCTATgttctttgtgggttttttttaaataagatcgACACTACCTGAGAAATTTGAATTTCCCCAACATTTTCCTTAGAGCTGTTTTCACCTCCTTGTTTTTCAGACTGTAGATGATGGGATTTAACATGGGGGTCAAGACACTGTACTGGATGGAGAATATTTCATCCAGCACTACAGAAGAGACTGAGCTGGGTTTTGTGTACTGGAGAAAACCTGTCAAGTACAATAAGCCAACCACAATaaagtgggagctgcaggtggagaaggctttacgcCTGCCCTCCGCAGAACGTATcctcaggatggtggagatgatgtgAATGTAGGAGATCAGGGAGAAGACAAAGGAGCTTGATCCAAGTATGACAGCAGAAGTAAGAAGCACCACTTGATTGGTGAGGGTGTCAGTGCAGGACAGTTGTAATAGAAGAGGGAGCTCACAGCTGAAATGGCTGATTTGATTGGGCCCACAGAAATGCAACCTGAGGGCAAAAACAGTGTTAAGCAGGGCATGGAAGAAGCCTATTGCCCATGCACCACTCACCAGTTGAACACACATCCTTGTGCTCATTGTGTCCATGTAATGCAATGGGTCACAGATGGCAGCATAGCGGTCATAAGCCATGGCTGAGAGAATGAAAGCTTCAGTAGCAGctgagaggaggatgaagaacatCTGAGAAATGCAGCCAATGACAGAAATAGTTTTGTGCTCTGCTAGGAAGTTCTTCAGCATATTAGGCACCGTGACTGAGGAATAGCAGATATCAACAAAGGATAAATGGAAGAGGAAGGAGTACATAGGGGTGTGAAGGTGAGAATCAGCTCTTATCACCACCATGATCACTATGTTACCACCCAGAGTGATTAggtaaataactaaaaacacAAGGAAGAGGAAAATCTGCATCTGTGGGTCACTGGAAAGTCCCAGGAGGATAAATTCGGTCACCGTggtttgattttccattttcatttattCAGGAAATCTGTGACCTGgaagaccagaaaaaaaaatgaaattaacacttattgtgaaaataaattgaaatagtATGTGGAGATCATCTGTTCCATAGGATGAATGTAAAGAGAGTTCTATTCCATTCcgtaaaatgtgtgttttaagtaGACTAAATttaaagagcaagagaaagagagatgtgAGATGgcatttgtgtgttttaaataagcaaaataagctgCATACACAAAAGGATTTGGGATTCTAACTGCCACTATAGATGCCTAAATCCTATATTCACGTCCTACTGGTATTCACAAATTCCCTTCTCAGCTCTGACTAATGGATAGTTTGATGTGGTGCTCCCTtagtctctcctcttgaagctgtacCTCTATGCATAAATCATTAAAGAGGCATTGCAGGATTAGAGAATACATAGTCTTCTGCAGCCAAGGTGAGTGTTCAAGCCACCAGGCCATAGAGGAATTTATTCTTTTGCTCTGCAATCTGGCTTtatgacttcaatagagctacagCATGGGATCTGGCAGATTGGCTGCAGTGAAACTATGGCCAATATACAATAGCTGGACATCTGGACAAATCTATAAAAATAATCTCCTTCTCCATTACAATCTGACAGTTGTTCTAGACTATTTTGTTGAAACACAAATTAATATCTGTAGTATATAATTGGATTCTTACCTATTAAAATCATTAGGATTTTTCAAGaagaataatcatagaatcatagaaccggaagggacagcaagaagtcatctagtttgtccaacctgctcttaaataaataaaaatgaatggagatatcccatctcctagagctggaagggaccttgaaaggtcatcatcaagtccagccccctaccctcACTaccaggaccaaatactgattttgcccaagattcctaattggccccctcaaggtttgagctcacaaccctgggtttagcaggccaatgcttaaaccactgacctatccttAGTCTGATGAGCTTAAAAATCTCTTAAAAATtatggagattccaaaacctccataggcaatttatcccattgcttaaccactctgacagttaggaagttttccctaatgtccaacgtaaaccgcccttgctacaatttaagcccattgctacttgtcttatcctcagaggttaagaagaacaatttttctccctcctccttgtaacaacgtttcatgtacttgaaaactgttatcatgtcccctctcaatcttctcttctccagaataaacaaacccaattttttcaatcttccctcatagatcatgttttctagacctttaatcatttttttgttcttctcaatttgttcatatttttactgaaatgtcgcactcagaactggacacgatactccagttgaggcctaatcagcacagtgTAGAGCGaaataattacttctcatgtcttgcttacaacactcctgctaatacatcccagaacaatgtttgcttgttttgcaatagtgttacactgttgactcatatttagcttgtggtccactttgacccccagatccctttccgcagttctccttcctaggcagtcccttcccattttgtatgtgtgcaactgactgttcattcctaagtggagtactttgcatttgtccttattgaatttcatcctatttacttcagaccatttctccagtttgtccagataattttgaattataatcctatcctccaatgcACTTGCAATCTCTCCCAGCTTGGAATCATCCGCAAAGGTTATAAGTGTACTGTCTatgcattatctaaatcattgatgaagatattgaaccggccccagaattgatccctttaagaccccactcattatgcccttacAACATGACTGTGAAcctctgataactactctctgggaactgtttttcaaccagctatgcacccaccttataataggtctatctaggttgtatttctctagtttatgAGAAGGGCATGTGACACTGTATCAAGAAGAAATGAATGTGACCAGAAAACATTATCTCGACACAGTGACATAATTTTGAAAAGAGGGGCCTGATAGAAAATTAATTGGACTTttcctcctaagtcacttaaactctgaCTCAGTGGGATTTTTGACTCTGTTGTCTACATGTCTGAATATCAGTCTGTACATACAGT includes the following:
- the LOC117887664 gene encoding olfactory receptor 1009-like; the protein is MKMENQTTVTEFILLGLSSDPQMQIFLFLVFLVIYLITLGGNIVIMVVIRADSHLHTPMYSFLFHLSFVDICYSSVTVPNMLKNFLAEHKTISVIGCISQMFFILLSAATEAFILSAMAYDRYAAICDPLHYMDTMSTRMCVQLVSGAWAIGFFHALLNTVFALRLHFCGPNQISHFSCELPLLLQLSCTDTLTNQVVLLTSAVILGSSSFVFSLISYIHIISTILRIRSAEGRRKAFSTCSSHFIVVGLLYLTGFLQYTKPSSVSSVVLDEIFSIQYSVLTPMLNPIIYSLKNKEVKTALRKMLGKFKFLR